The Malus domestica chromosome 08, GDT2T_hap1 genomic interval TAAAATCATATCCTTAGATGATAATAGTGATAAGGTTATGAGATAAATATTGAGAGATGAGATtattgtaaacttctatatacCAAATATACAGTCCTTAGATGCAAGGACTGTGATGCTTGTTTACAATAATCTCATAACCAAAGCAAGATTCTTGCATCTGTTTATACGTTTATCAGTATAGTGAAAATTATCTCTTCCCGAATTTCCTTTTCTACATAAATTAATGAATGAAATTGCTTTGGTTTCATCAGTCAATGCAAAAGaactttaaaaacaataaatatTCACTTATTTGGATCCTgatgataagaaaaataaaaaaattcaagacATTCGCCACATGATAAAAACGACTCTGATCATTCATTAATTCTAATCGTCCAGATGTACTACACCAACTGAGCAATCAAATTATTGAGAACTAACAAAAggaaactatctagagcaaaattaagaaaaagtaAACCTAAAAACTAAACTCAAATTCTTACACACGCAAATTCCTTAAAAAAAGCTAAACTCTGCTGGTCTGCACTTCAGCTTCATCTTCGTTCTCTCTTGACATCTCCTCCAGTGATTTTCCCTTAGACTCTGGCACCAAAAACGTAAAGAAGAACCCAATAACATTGATTCCTGCAAGCACAAAGAGAGCATTCTTCATTCCAATTCCAGCTGGGTACCCTGGATCAGCCTTAGCCGGGTCTTGATTCTGAGCTGCATACAGAAACCCAAAAGCCCCTATAATCGCTCCCAACTTGCCAGAAGCCGCTGAAATCCCATGACAAGTGGACCGAAGCCTAGCTGGGAAAATCTCCACCGGCACAACAAACGTTGTAGCATTGGGTCCAAAATTGGCAAAGAAAAATGTTAGGCCATATATGACAATAAATCCAATATTGTGTTGAGGTCTAGACCAGTGCTCATATGGAATTGCCAAGACAAGCATGAAAACAGTCATGAAAAAGAACCCAATTAGCTGAATTGCAAACCGGCCAATGTAATCAATGAGGAAGACCGTGGCCCAGTATCCTGGAACTGTGCCGCATAGGGCTATTAGGGTTTGTGCCCTAGCGATTTTGAAAAGCTCATCTAGGGCACTCATAGAGCTTGCTGACGGCAGCCATCCCACGGCGCTGAAGATGTCCTTCTGGAAAAGGTTTTGGCTGTAGTAAGCAATGTCCAGCAAGAACCAACAGGTGGCCGTGCCCAATAAATGTTTGCCGTGCCGCTGAAGAAACTCTCGGGAAAATAGACCAAAACTTGAGGACTTGTTAATATGGGCATGCTCTTCTTGTTGCAgctctttgatttcaatgtgcAACACTTTAGTCATGTCTTGGCACGCCTTGCTTTGATCCTTGGCTACCAGGGCAGTGTAACGAGGGGTCTCCGGCATCTTCATTCGGGAGTAGAAAGTCAACAAGGCTGGGACTGCTCCGAACATGAGAATAATCCTCCACACATagtctgcctgggggacagtcgACCCAAGTGGATCCACGGAGTAGGGCTCAGCATGGTATAAAGAATTAAAGATAGCAGAAACCACAATAGCCACCACCCCACCAGCCAAGATCCCAAACCCTTGCATAGCAAAAACAGCGGCTATAAACGCCCCTCGGCTCTTTTTGTTGGAGTACTCCGCCATGATCGTGGCCGAAAGTGGGTAATCACCACCAATACCAAACCCTAGCCAAAATCGGAAAAAGCATAAAGTGGCCATGACAGAAGTTGGGGAGCTACCCAAAGAAAGGCCGGAACAAATAGAACAACCCACCATGAGCATTAGGGTTATGCCGTAAACACGCTTCCGGCCGAGCTTGTCACCCAGCCACCCAAAGAAGAGCTGACCGACAAGGGTTCCGCATAGGGCAACTCCATTGACCGCGCACGCCACATTTGGGGGTAGACTACCTGGCTTTGAAGACCCCGGAACATGGTAATAAATGCGGCCAAGGAGCTTGGTGACAAGTGAGATGCAGAATAGGTCGTATGAGTCTGTGAAGAAGCCCATACCTGAAATCACCACCGCCGTAAAAtggtaaaattttgttttggccGAGTCCAGCTGGCTCAGGAGTTCAAGCGCCATGACGAAGGCCTGtgaatttctctctctctctctctctctctctctctcactttcagattaatttgtttgtttctaaACTCAAATTATTGAATAGAGTGTGCGTAGTGAGAATTTTTAAGGGTTTTAACGAGAGGAGTTAGAGATGTTTTTGGATTCTGTCTTTCTGTGCGGGTGGTAAGTGAGCTAAGGAATATACTAGGGAATTATATGATTTTGCAGTTGTACCTCAGTCACTAGATAAATATTactaaatacataaatatgcataactaaaaaaatattcatgTTTTGAACTCCAATTTGGAATCAAACAGTAATTTGGGCATATCTAACTACAaatctactctctctctctctctctctctctttagtacatgaatatttttacactagagGAGACACTAGGAGAGggagagttcggctaagccacacgatatgtagcctaatttggtatcgaattcatcATTCACTTCGAACATAaaactctcatctctctctctcttcttaaatTACATTTGtcaattttcttttctatttactTTAACCACAACTTGAAAACCAATTAAGAAGAGTATTATCTTTACTTTGTATTGTATTCCTAATGAGTAATTGTGAAAGTGTCGTGAATCTTTTATCGTGTTTTAGCCATTAGTTACGTTTGACATGCATATTCAATAGACATTAATGATTGTTTCTTACTAACTttttacttgaaaaaaaaaaaaactaataaaaatggcttgaaaactttgagttttaacgataaggacaaaataaaaagtaaagtgaatagtatcattgattgaatttttagtgtaaaaatatgatttttcgttacagtgaacagtaccggtaacttttcgttaaagttctctaaaaAAAACTCAATCCTGTTGTGGGTCGGGACTTAGACTCCTTTCGGGCTTTGTTATGAATTTAGACTCCTTTCGGGCTTTGTTATGAATTTAGACTCCTTTCGGGCTTTGTTCTGAACAAGGAtcaaaatatcgataatatcggcaaaATATCTTTTTTTTGATATGACGATATTTTGTGACTTATCCCTTTAAATATCGTGATATGAAACctaaaaatacttgaaaatttCTGAAAGTTCACAATCTTGAGCATAGAGGGATTCGAACCCCTTCCATTTGACTCCTTCAATGCCTTGaccaccatatcacttatgtttttgtgaaaatatgctaaaatatttatatatatggttttgttttgaattctttttgcaagaaacaaatttgcacatattccaaattttttgtggtattatattttaaattgtgtcaattaattacttagtcaatggcatgtggtttttaatttttctattttttatttggtcacttacatgtagggctggaaaaaattcttgaaaatcccaaaccaaactgaaaaagtccaaaacccaaaccaaaaaaatctcaaaccaaaaccatcccgaaaaataccgaagtattcggtttcctattgacttttgggttttagTTCTTGAAAGCCATTGTCATGGTTgctgactactcttcacaatacacttactttacacatagagatgatgaagatagtgaaaattttgaacctca includes:
- the LOC114826576 gene encoding probable inorganic phosphate transporter 1-4, giving the protein MALELLSQLDSAKTKFYHFTAVVISGMGFFTDSYDLFCISLVTKLLGRIYYHVPGSSKPGSLPPNVACAVNGVALCGTLVGQLFFGWLGDKLGRKRVYGITLMLMVGCSICSGLSLGSSPTSVMATLCFFRFWLGFGIGGDYPLSATIMAEYSNKKSRGAFIAAVFAMQGFGILAGGVVAIVVSAIFNSLYHAEPYSVDPLGSTVPQADYVWRIILMFGAVPALLTFYSRMKMPETPRYTALVAKDQSKACQDMTKVLHIEIKELQQEEHAHINKSSSFGLFSREFLQRHGKHLLGTATCWFLLDIAYYSQNLFQKDIFSAVGWLPSASSMSALDELFKIARAQTLIALCGTVPGYWATVFLIDYIGRFAIQLIGFFFMTVFMLVLAIPYEHWSRPQHNIGFIVIYGLTFFFANFGPNATTFVVPVEIFPARLRSTCHGISAASGKLGAIIGAFGFLYAAQNQDPAKADPGYPAGIGMKNALFVLAGINVIGFFFTFLVPESKGKSLEEMSRENEDEAEVQTSRV